The DNA region AGAAAGATGTTTTAGTTTCGGCATAACTTAAGCTCCAACAAATTTGTCTCGTATGTACTGCGATCTTTGGCATCGTGGCTGGTGTGAAGACATGTATGATTGTAATGCCATGACTCTGGATTTTTTTGACTTGATGTGTAACCCTTTTGTTGCTAAAAGTCAGTCTCCTATCTTCTAAAATAATCAGTATGGGAAACAACTCAGAATTTTTACTTCTTTAGGTGAATGCTTACTAGTGATTATCATGTTCTGTCAATGTGTGCTTCCTGCTGTGCTTTACTTAGTTGATATGATGGTAATGTCTTGATTCTGAGATTTCTAGTAGtgtatttttttttctttctgttCATGCCAATTTTTTAGCACATTATAAGCTTAAGCTTTAATGGAATGGAAGCAGCGATGTAAACTTATAGGGTCTGTTACTGTTTCTTGTACAATAAAGTAAAACTTTGAAAATAGAAAAGGAAGTCCAAACAATGTGATGTTTTATAAATTAAGCTTAAAAAGAGAAATGGAACACAAATTTTTGTTTGTGAAGGAGTTTTATTTACAGAACGTGTAGATTGTTTTCTGCTTTCAAAGTTTTGTACAAAAAAAAAAGCGAAAACAAGTTGTTTCACTTTCATATTAGTTATGATTCTGCGACTTTTTGCAGTCTTCTATTAAAATTACTGGTTGAAACAGATGTATTCTGTCAGTGACCAAACCTTAATAATAATATCTTACtctttttttatttcaaaaaaaaaaaaaaaaactctttTGATTCAAAATTTGTATATGTAATATGTTAAAGTTTCAATTTATCTATTTCAGTTCAATGATTCAGAGTGGTGTTCATCGCCCAAGTCGAGTTTAATTTCTGGCTTAATAAAACTTGAACGACGGGATGTTATGGAACTGAGTAAATTGAATTACGGGTCCTGGTTTGATTTGCTTCTAAGCCATGGTTCATAATGTTTTGGTTAATTCCAAATGCTAATAGTCCTTAAACTATAACGTAGACCCATCATCAATAGACAGTAAATTCACCATATAACTTCAAATTATGATGTATATGTTGTCAGTAGCTACATCTATAAACATCTTTTCAAACTCATGATCTAGAGTTAAAATGTTGGGGTTATGCTTGTGTTAAGATTATCACTCACGTAGTGTTTTTAATGCTTCTTGCGCATATATGAAGTGTTCTTATCCCGTATCACGTATTCTGAAATTTTTCATTGCTAGTTCACCATTCTCTTCTTTTTAATTGTTGTTCTTTTTCTATTTAGTAATTGAGTTTGGATCTTGTCATATCTTTTGAACTTAAGATTCTAATTCATCAAAACTGAAAAGATTATCTTCCTGAATTGAATTTATATAGAGCTCTGTTTTGGGTGTTGTTTCTGAAAATGCCAACAATGTCAAAGCTTTTTTCTTTAGTTTTTTATTTATTGCAAACAATATGATTGTTAATGTTTTTATTTGCTTAAATTTGTTTTATGGTTCAGTGTACCAGTGTTTTAGGTCCTCCACATGCGGCCAGCCAATCAGTGCTAATTCAATATTCAAAACACAGAACAATGTGATACCAACATATAAGACTTCTTCCCAACTTGCTGCTTCTCAAATAAGATGGTTATCTAAAGCTGCACCAACTGAGGAAGACAAGATTAGCATTGGACCTGCCAGTGGAAGACAATCTGAGGAAGGAGACAAGGAAACCGGAATTTTCTACTATGGCCCAATCTCAAGTACCATAAAAAAAGTAAAACTTCTGTCCCTCTCAACTTGCTGCCTCTCGGTATCTCTCGGTCCAGTCATAACCTTCATGACATCCCCCGACAGTAATGTCATCCTAAAGGGTGCAGTGGCATCATCTGTGATATTCTTCAGTGCTTCAACTACCGCCATCCTTCACTGGTTCGTCAGCCCTTACATTCACAAACTCCGCTGGCAACCCGGTTCAGACAGCTTCGAGGTGGAGATGTTGTCATGGCTGGCAACACATATCCCAAAGACTATCAAGTTTTCGGATATTCGTCCAGCAGATACCAATAGGCCTTATGTGACATTTAAGGCTAATGGGAATTTCTATTTTGTGGACTCAGAACACTGTCACAATAAGGCACTTCTGGCTAGACTCACACCACAGAAGGAAACTCATGACTCTGCTTTCAAGAACTTGTGATTTGAAAAATGCTGCTGAACGTTGAATTTTTGACTTGAGATTTTATACATTTTGTTCTGATGATAGAATGAGTTGTTTAGGTTTTATTAATAAAGTTTTGTATGGTTTTTTGCAACTTCAATTATAGGGATTTTTCTATAGTCCTTCAAAAATTATAATGATTTCTATGTACTTTTCTTTGACAAAACAATGATTGATGTGTATGGATGTTTTGCATTAGCTTAATTTTACAAAATGGCTTTTGTTACTACTATGATTTTAAATAATGTTTTGTTATGTAAACATAGTGTAGGTTTATCTAATTAGCTAAAATAATTTTGTTGATTTTACTCTATTCTATTAAGTTTTGGAcgataaaaaaaaagagaattaGATATGAAGTGtaatatttttataattaaaatggAATATATGTTAAATGAATAATATTTTCCCAGTTGGATTTGGAAACAAGAAATGAAAATAATTATTTTCACTGTCTAAATTTTTTTCCACATATGTATTTGAGGCTGAATTTTGATGATGACGGAATTTGATTAGAGGATCTCTGATTACAATAAGATATATTTGACCATACTAATTTATTTTTAATCTCATTGATTAAcactattttatttttattttaatgaTAAATATATTGTTATATTTGTAAATGGTAAGGGGTGATATAAAGACAAAAAATATGACGTCTACAACTACTTCCCGATCGCCTATTTTTTAGATCGAACGTCCCTTTCCTCAAATAACTCGCATATTTCTTAGATTGAGTGTCCATTTCCTCAAATAACTCGCATATTTCTTAAGTTATTAGATGTGACACCCCTTTCATCAAATAACCATTCTATTTTCTTGATAACCCACCTTATGTGGGAAATTAGGGAAGTGACATGTCCATAGTCCACAACGATGTGGAAGAAGTCACATGAAAGTTAATCATGCTCTCCTGAATAATAGAGGATTGACTGTCCACTCTCATATCCTTTCAAAAGTGGTTGTTATTCCCAAGGGACCTAGGATATAGGTCCAGTATAACTATAAATACCTCAACTTTGAAGTGGAGAAGGATAATCTCATATTCTTACAAATACTAGATACACAGAGTTCCTCACCTCCTTACGTGAGCTAGCTCTAAACCCTACAATAAACCCTAAAGTCTCTCATAACTCTTAATCATTAAGGGTTATCACGTATTATACTTTTAGCAAGTACAATTGGTGTCTACCGTTGGATTCGGTAAAAACTAACCTAACCACGCCCATCGGTACCCATCATTGCTTTCACCATCTTCTTACGAGGATGTTTAAGCAAAGCTCAAAGATCATTGTCAACACCATCGTTGGGGGTTTTGCTGGTGGGGGAGAATTTAGCTCCTCCCGAATAGAGTATGTATGACAGGTTTTAACACAAACAACGTACCTACCAACATTACCAAAATCCTAGGGAGAAAGTGAGAACCAAGAATCACCTTCTTAAATGAAGACGTCGTTGGTGTTCTTCCCTACAATAATGACTTCATGGTCCTCCTGGTGCAATATGATAATTGGGATGTGAAGCATGTGTTGATCGACCCTGGTAACTCAACATATGTCTTATTTAAGAGTGTTTTCCAAAGGTTCCGACTCAACCCATACAACATTAGAGCATTTTAAGGTTCTCTGGTTAGCCTTCCAGGAAAAGAGGTACATGTAAAGGGTCACGTAACGCTCGAAACAATGTTCAGCTCAGAGGAAAGTACCAAGACGATTGAAGTAAAGCATCTCGTGGTGGACACTTTGTCTCCTTACAATGTCATCCTTCGAAGACCTGACATTAACTTACTAGATGAGGTCTTGTCCGCCCTTCATTTGAGTCTTAAATACTCGTTACCTGATGAGCAAGTTGGTTCAGTTTGGGGGGTGAGGGGTTCAGGAGACCACCCTGGAATGCTAGCAGAATAACTTAGAAATGAGAAGGGAGCTCGTCGCCTTGGGCGTCGCCCCTCATCTAGATGCACGTGATACAAATGTAACAAGCTAGAACCCTAACTCCAAAAGAAAATCTGAAAGAGGTCCAAAGTGGGCCATTGGACCACCAAATCACCAATTTGGACACCTCTTTATCTGAATCTGAAGAAGAGGAGTTGGTCGCCCTACTCAAAAGGAACGTCGATTTGTTGGCATGGGTGCACTcgtgaaattctggtatcagatatgagatgtcgaaggtaatgtcacgacactaatatctgaacaatacaaacaggataaaagataaagaacagtaatgcaagagacacaaagttaacccagttcggtgcaaactcacctacgtctaggggctaccaagccaggaaggaaatccactaaacagaatcagttcaaagactctcagtaaacaacttcaagttacattcttttcacctaatctctacccgtgtggcttctacctaagaactcttagatatgagatcctactcactccccctcaaccacaacagtgatataaaacaagaattacaatgaaaagaagacactcttcaaagacacatacttgatcttacttaaaagcttcaatcaagtaaacacacactcatgcttaaaagcttagagtgacaaattacaactcaaaaatcggaccaattcaatcatatatggatgaattgaatgacttacaattcacacgaccacacaagacttaaacccttattctctctcaatatttcgttcgttatttcttgtgtttcaaatcaggttttccatgtcctttttatagaagcatttggctgggcttggacatcataaaaccctaaaactactttccattcatatcttctcatgacagttgattatatctctttgaaaaataagttaatctcgttgtaattactgattgatagcgtgttccATCATCTTATCAATCACACAcagattagcattaaaaacgcaatcaataatacataacattcagactgaatgttctgtatacaaatgtcatgacatcgggtctgacatctcagtaaaatcctgcataatcacattttaaacatccaacaggtacatgttatcttatgtcaagacaacacatgtgacaacttgtgaacactctaggttttaccaaaattgttgccagCACAAGAACCGACAAACTCcccttttggcaaattttggctaaaacatatatcagtccatttgttcacaagaaaaaacaTATCAGCAGTTAAGCAGTAGCAGAAGAAATAACCAtacaattactagctataatagcaactagtaataaACACA from Lathyrus oleraceus cultivar Zhongwan6 chromosome 1, CAAS_Psat_ZW6_1.0, whole genome shotgun sequence includes:
- the LOC127126591 gene encoding uncharacterized protein LOC127126591, producing the protein MSFIHLLRSQSRNRFSSLSTNTPSVYQCFRSSTCGQPISANSIFKTQNNVIPTYKTSSQLAASQIRWLSKAAPTEEDKISIGPASGRQSEEGDKETGIFYYGPISSTIKKVKLLSLSTCCLSVSLGPVITFMTSPDSNVILKGAVASSVIFFSASTTAILHWFVSPYIHKLRWQPGSDSFEVEMLSWLATHIPKTIKFSDIRPADTNRPYVTFKANGNFYFVDSEHCHNKALLARLTPQKETHDSAFKNL